The genomic stretch TGGTCGAGAAAGACGAGACTTTCAGAATAAGCACTTAACCTCGTCGTATATTGAGTAATTCGAAAACCAAGCTCCTTAAGATGACCATCCGTCATATCCAAGCACACAGCCCCATCACTGAATTTCTTGGTAAACACGATTAACTCACCATTTTTACCCATATACTGCATTGGGCCTGTTGGATAAAAACCAGGTAACGGTGTAACATCCAAGATTTTGAACCATGAAGTCACATCGTTGTATTCTCGCTTCACCCAGATATGACATCGAGCAACATCAGTTCCCCAGTAGTGGGATGGATCGCAAGGCGACACTGATAGCATACCTTGGTGCTCAAAGATACAAAAACTCTCAACATTCTCCATGTTTGTAATAGCTTCAGGCAACTCCATCGTCTCAAACTTATCGTCAGAGACGTTAAACAGAAGCAATGCTTTGGGACGGGATTTAGAATCCCAAATAAACCAATGAATAAACCCATTGACAAAACAATTCGCGGAAGTAAGATAGCCATGACTAATAATAGAGTTATCAACCAAATAATCAGCAGAAATAATTCTCCGTGTTCGCTCCTGAACTGAGAACACCTCAACTAATGGACTTTTTGTAGTTGAAAAATATATTACGACCACCCGATGATCGCTCTTTCGACAATCATAGCCGAAGCCCACCACAGATACTCTGTCCCTAATTGTCGTCCTAGGAAGTGTGATGCATTTTTCAAGTATGGGATTCCAAATAAGGATGCAGAGATTATTATCACCAGAAACGCACAACAAACAATAAACAGAGCAAAATAGGTGGGAGTAAGGCCATGTATAATCGCAAATCGAGGCAGGGGGAATCGAATTGTGCTCCTTTAACTGATCCGAGTCACGGAATTGAACACAATGCTCGTAATATCCGTTAGCCGATTTCTTTTTGTGGAGTATTAAGGAATTGCAGTTGTTTTGGGTGTAATGCTTGAGATGTGCAGCCATAAAAGTAGGCGAGACAATAAGGGAGCACCATGATTTGCAGACACAACGAAATTTACCTAGGGTTTTGACCGGAAGATTCTTAAGGATTTCGAACCATATGTCTTGGGAAAAATAAGGGTTTACATCTGACAATGGAGCGTCCTCTACCATATTACTAGTTTTATGCCCGTGCAGAAAATGCACGGTTTTAAGATTATAATATACGAAATATGTTATATTAATTAATACAAATATAATTAGACGTAATATCATTAATACACATATGTGTTCCATATTAGATAATTTCAATAGTTAGATAAAAGCGTATCGGATAATAATGTTAGTGACataggataataataataataacttttCAGTAGTTATTGCATGAGACGGTCGCACACCGTAAGACAGTCCCATTGATAAATAGCTACAAATATTGACCGTCTTACTACCCcttcttattctataatttgtgttttgataaacccgtcttaatcTTAAGATCCAATAACAAAATATGAGCTCAAATCTAAACAAAATTAGATGAGCCAAAAACAACTCATCAAACTAACCCATTATTCCATTagagcatccacattgaagaggatatcCTCTTATGTGGAACCATTGTTACATGTCCTCTTTGAAGGAGAAAGAGGAACACTTCCTCTATTTTTAGAGGATATGCAACATTGGCCATTTTGCCCACTTATCATTCATTATCTAGCATGTGACATATAAttcatttcttttttaatttttgcTTATAAAAAAATTGGGAGATGGGGAAAAGAGGATCATCTTTGATGTGGAGATTTTTTAAGAAGCGTAAAAAGAAGAGGATGGAAATAGTGGAATATCACTTCCTCACATCACACCCTCCTGgtatttttgtataaaaattaaAAGCCACCACCATTGATAAGTGATAATGCGGTACATTAATTTCATGCCTTTCGATCATTAGCCATTTTATAACAGTTAATTTTCATTTACATCTTTCATTTTAATATAAAGTTTTGCATACCTTTTTTTAGAATATACCCTTCTTATTTTTCGTCTggattattttaattattttattatatatccATCTCCTTATTTGCTAACAAAATTATTTTTGTCTTTCTCATCTTTAATTTTGTAGGTCATTTTCTTTTATTAACATTCAAGGCATCCCTAATTTTTTTTCCTCAAATATTCTTGTTAATCGTAGTGAGTTTGTTAAAACgacttttcattcttttttaattattaatttttttaaaatattttaaaCTAAGTATTATTTTAGTTATTTGTCAGAATTAATTTCCAAAAAATTTATTCGTTTATAATTATTTTGGGTCTTATTATTTGATGTCGTCTtctatttttttaaaaatatatttGTTGCGACGTATCTACAATTTTCCCATTTTTtcccaatagtttcaatatttgtagtatttttcttatttttttgtaaTTCATTATTTTTTAATATTTTGAATTATTTTGTATTGTATTGATTACGGTAAATTTTCATAGATGAGACCTAAATTGTGGAGAGAGAGTAATTAATTCCTCAACATTTCGTAGGGCCCACCACTGCTAAATATAAGGAACCAATAAGAATCAAAAGaaaaacctagcttttatactaggtagattctTCATGCTTGATTTGATTCCAAATTGCATATGATTTTTATTATAAACGATTTTTGGGGAGAAATTCATAAAGCGAatttttgttttattattgttctttcgTATCTCAATACAATCGATAGGTGTTCTATATATAGACTCAAATATAAACCTTGGATCTCCCATTAACGGAAACACAATAATATAATATCAATATTATTCTCTATGATATATCACGATACCATATTTCATAATTATGAATATATCAATATCTCGACATATCTCGATATCTCATAACAATTTATATATCAATATCTCGACATATCTCGATATCTCATAACAAATTTTCTTTTACAACGAAACTACCCTATTCGACCTAAACCAATCCAACAACTTCCCAACAAAAAAATTAAACAACCCAATAACATATTTCATATAACATAATTctggtataaaaccattttaccTAAATAACATCCACCCACCAATAACCACTTTTCCATAATAAGGAAATAGAGGTATACAATACAATATTTTATTGCAAAACTGTAGAGACTTACTCTTCCGTATGATAGCATGATGTTAGATGTTACGAACTAGTTTAAGACGGTTATATGGATCATTATTGTGAAgctaattattattttattttgttttttgcgAGAGTGaagttaattaattagttataTCAGTTTTGTTGAAATATGATACTTCATGATTCAAGTATGTTTCACAACTTAAACACATAGAATAATTACACGTGAATTTTTATTTTCTTGTCTCTATCGAGTATATACTACATTATCGCTTTACCCTGGGCAAAAGAAAATTAGACGTTACGACATGTTCGGTAAATAACCAAGCTCAAGTAGAATAGCAAAAAAAAAGGAGGTTTCACTAGGTAGAATGTACGATGACATAGTACACCAAATACCTCGTACACATTTTCTAACCCAAATTACAGCGCCAGAATAGACTCGCATAGTAATGCTCATAAATAACAATTATACTAATTAAAATAACAATTGAACTAAAACCCATATTCGAACATCATTACTCTCCACGTAAAATCATCGATCGTTGATGAAATTCCATCCAAAAGTAATCATCAAATAAACATTCAATCTATCGTTTTGTTGAACTGAATTATTAAAAGCATATACTAAAGCAAGCCAAATGTGTCTAACTGCAATATAAactaaaatagaaaataataGGAATTTACCCTTGTCATTGCTCTAGCACATGCCCAAAATGTTTCTTTGAATAATTGACCACTCCACCTGAGCTTAAAATTGGCCCAAATATATCTAGCACAGAACCTTATGTTGGCCTTTGGAACCACATTAGCTATGACATCAACTAACCCTTTCTGCCTGTCTGACATCACAGTTAATCCTTCCCCATCCACCTTCTCAATGTTATGGCTCAAGAGCTCTAAAAATCCATGTTCTCCACCTCCACCACTACCCATGCTACTGGGTAGATGTTATTATTCCCATCTAACCCAACTGCCACTAGACACATGCCTGGGTATACTCCCTTCAAATGACAGCCATCAATCCCAAGTATAGGTCTACAACCTGTTTTGAACCCTTCTTTGCAAGCTTTCAGACAAGTGTAAAACCTCTTGAATATAACAGAAGACCTGTCAGTATTATCACAAACCACAAAAGCTGAACTGCCTGGATTATATTTAATCACAACTTCTGCATAATCCCAAACCCTTGCATATTGATCTTTTCCATTACCATGGATAACCAGCTTGGCTCTTGACCTTGCCATGTAACTGACATGAACTTCAAGATTctttaaaacatggttttgaaatttttttatcTTCCAATCCAAGTCAGTTCTCCAAAATTCTAAATACTTGTCAGCAAGGAATTCAGAACGAACCTTTTTGTTGTAAGTTGTCATTACACAGTTGTGCTTCAACTTCAACCCTCTAATTTGAAATGTCTTTTGGCCTGTGAGCTTCCTAGCATGCACATAAAACTTACAAGGATTCTCAACCCCACATACACACTTTCCTAGCTTTGACCTTTTCTTGTTCCACGGACAGTTACATCTATTGTAGCATTGGACAGTCACCCTGTCCCTTCCATTGTGAGAATACCAGAAATCATACCCATTCTTCACACTATGATGGATTAAGGCCTTCCTGAATATCTCAACACTTGGAATTTTCAATCCTTTGCTGAGTTTTATACCCTTTACAAAGTCAACATCGGGATTGAAACTAGGATAAGGACATGCCTCATCATCAGATCCCTCAAGACTCCTTAGCTCATCCGAGTCACAAT from Silene latifolia isolate original U9 population chromosome 2, ASM4854445v1, whole genome shotgun sequence encodes the following:
- the LOC141627301 gene encoding F-box/kelch-repeat protein At3g23880-like, which gives rise to MVEDAPLSDVNPYFSQDIWFEILKNLPVKTLGKFRCVCKSWCSLIVSPTFMAAHLKHYTQNNCNSLILHKKKSANGYYEHCVQFRDSDQLKEHNSIPPASICDYTWPYSHLFCSVYCLLCVSGDNNLCILIWNPILEKCITLPRTTIRDRVSVVGFGYDCRKSDHRVVVIYFSTTKSPLVEVFSVQERTRRIISADYLVDNSIISHGYLTSANCFVNGFIHWFIWDSKSRPKALLLFNVSDDKFETMELPEAITNMENVESFCIFEHQGMLSVSPCDPSHYWGTDVARCHIWVKREYNDVTSWFKILDVTPLPGFYPTGPMQYMGKNGELIVFTKKFSDGAVCLDMTDGHLKELGFRITQYTTRLSAYSESLVFLDQQISDYIDDYMLNSDGNF